The following coding sequences lie in one Lolium perenne isolate Kyuss_39 chromosome 2, Kyuss_2.0, whole genome shotgun sequence genomic window:
- the LOC127331641 gene encoding uncharacterized protein, translated as MAYRVLEVTLLSAKDLKNVNLITRMAVYAVATISGDPITRQCTPPDTQGGRNPTWNATLRFAVPPTAEATAGGGCLHILLRVERMFGTDRDVGEVIVPLAEVLAGVGDHGGDDLGGPTLPQFASYQILKVHRTETRGVLYLTYRLGPVITPQRVPWESDDEEEEPVVAYPSPEKPMPPPPQAFWPGQLGPPPQPQAFWPGHVPAPPSAKPAVQAGYGAVPSSTAKITPAGYGAVPSSTTKPPGHVAAATSPKPSGYEAVPSPPKPAGVRPASPKPAGHVIVAPSPIPYGQALSMPPSPKPAGRVVSMPPSPKPAGQAVSMPPSPKPVERVVSMPPSRTPPEPVVSKPPSTNPLGRVVSMPPSRAPAGPVVSVPPSTNPMGRVVSMPPSPKPSGQVVSMPPSPKPSSQVVSMPPPQKQAAQHVSVPSSPKPAGQVAVPPSSKPSGYVSVPSFQKPAAHVTMPPSPKPAGHHHAVPPSPKPAGHVTLPPSTLKPSGHAMPTSPKPTEHVSMPLSPAPYGHAFVPPSQKQAAGHVTVPPSPAPYGHVSVPPSPKPAILVPLSPPPKPAPIIANLPATTTNSSNMEFGWGLGAGLVSGAISGMLAGGKRGEATAFSPEAAPFSRSRKVSVSKSKKYGTDVYTQ; from the coding sequence ATGGCGTACCGAGTGCTGGAAGTCACCCTCCTGTCGGCCAAGGACCTGAAGAACGTCAACCTGATCACACGCATGGCGGTGTACGCCGTTGCCACCATCTCCGGCGACCCTATCACGCGGCAGTGCACCCCGCCGGACACCCAGGGTGGCCGCAACCCGACCTGGAACGCCACGCTCCGGTTCGCGGTCCCGCCCACCGCCGAGGCGACCGCGGGCGGCGGCTGCCTCCACATCCTCCTTCGCGTAGAGCGCATGTTCGGCACCGACCGTGATGTCGGCGAGGTCATCGTGCCCCTGGCGGAGGTCCTCGCCGGCGTCGGCGACCACGGCGGCGACGACCTCGGCGGCCCCACACTGCCGCAGTTCGCCTCCTACCAGATCCTCAAGGTGCACCGCACCGAGACCCGCGGTGTGCTCTACCTGACGTATCGTCTCGGCCCCGTCATCACGCCGCAGCGGGTGCCCTGGGAaagtgacgacgaggaggaggagcccgTCGTGGCGTACCCGTCACCAGAGAAACCGAtgccgccgccaccgcaagcTTTCTGGCCCGGGCAATTGGGCCCGCCGCCTCAACCCCAAGCTTTCTGGCCCGGGCACGTGCCTGCGCCGCCGAGTGCGAAACCTGCTGTCCAGGCCGGCTATGGGGCGGTGCCGTCTTCGACTGCGAAAATTACCCCTGCCGGCTATGGGGCTGTGCCGTCTTCGACCACGAAACCGCCCGGGCATGTGGCCGCAGCGACGTCTCCGAAACCTTCCGGGTACGAGGCCGTGCCATCACCTCCAAAACCAGCAGGCGTCAGACCGGCATCTCCAAAGCCTGCCGGACATGTTATCGTGGCACCGTCTCCGATACCATACGGTCAGGCGTTGTCCATGCCACCTTCTCCGAAACCAGCCGGTCGTGTGGTGTCCATGCCGCCATCTCCGAAACCAGCCGGGCAGGCGGTGTCCATGCCGCCTTCTCCAAAACCAGTCGAACGTGTGGTGTCCATGCCGCCGTCTCGGACACCGCCGGAGCCTGTGGTGTCCAAGCCGCCGTCAACAAATCCATTGGGGCGTGTGGTGTCCATGCCGCCGTCTCGGGCACCGGCCGGGCCTGTGGTGTCGGTGCCCCCGTCAACAAATCCAATGGGGCGTGTGGTGTCCATGCCTCCTTCTCCGAAACCATCCGGCCAGGTGGTGTCCATGCCTCCTTCTCCGAAACCATCCAGCCAGGTGGTGTCCATGCCGCCGCCTCAGAAACAAGCCGCGCAGCATGTCTCCGTGCCGTCGTCTCCAAAACCAGCGGGGCAAGTGGCCGTGCCACCGTCTTCAAAACCTTCTGGGTACGTCTCCGTGCCTTCGTTTCAGAAACCAGCTGCACATGTGACCATGCCGCCGTCCCCGAAACCAGCGGGTCATCATCATGCCGTGCCGCCGTCTCCGAAACCCGCCGGACATGTAACTCTGCCGCCCTCAACTCTGAAACCATCTGGTCATGCCATGCCAACTTCACCAAAGCCAACCGAACATGTGTCCATGCCATTGTCTCCAGCACCATACGGCCATGCGTTCGTGCCGCCCTCTCAGAAGCAAGCTGCCGGACATGTGACCGTACCGCCGTCTCCAGCACCATACGGTCATGTGTCTGTGCCGCCGTCTCCGAAACCAGCTATCCTTGTCCCCTTGTCACCGCCTCCGAAGCCAGCCCCGATCATTGCCAATTTGCCAGCGACGACGACTAACAGCAGCAACATGGAGTTCGGGTGGGGACTTGGCGCCGGCCTGGTCAGCGGCGCGATCAGCGGGATGCTGGCAGGCGGCAAGAGAGGAGAAGCGACCGCTTTTTCACCGGAAGCCGCTCCGTTCAGCCGTAGCCGTAAAGTGTCTGTGTCTAAGTCTAAGAAGTACGGCACAGATGTTTACACGCAGTAA